A part of Acetonema longum DSM 6540 genomic DNA contains:
- a CDS encoding TIGR04086 family membrane protein, with product MAKPAKYRKISPPAVRPIQMIGLIIRGLLVGLCISLFFTLLFSLVTLASDTVYISQYTHHIMVAVNIVSIFIGSVYASRKAQSKILLVGITVGVLYVFFSILVGMQLNGETIALSVFLNKIFTGIAAGALGGVIGLHLS from the coding sequence GTCCGCCAGCCGTAAGACCGATTCAGATGATAGGGCTTATTATACGCGGCTTATTGGTTGGTTTATGCATATCCCTGTTCTTTACCCTGCTATTTTCGCTGGTAACACTGGCGAGTGATACAGTATACATAAGTCAGTATACTCATCATATAATGGTCGCAGTCAATATTGTCAGCATCTTTATTGGCAGCGTTTACGCCTCAAGGAAGGCCCAGTCAAAAATACTGCTGGTAGGTATCACGGTTGGCGTTTTGTATGTGTTTTTTTCAATCCTGGTTGGCATGCAGTTGAATGGGGAGACCATAGCATTGTCTGTTTTTCTCAATAAGATTTTTACCGGAATAGCGGCCGGGGCGCTAGGGGGTGTCATTGGTCTTCATCTATCCTAG
- the mtnA gene encoding S-methyl-5-thioribose-1-phosphate isomerase, whose protein sequence is MQSIKWSNGRLTLLNQTLLPGIVDYIECGDYRRVAEAIRRLEVRGAPAIGAAAAFGLVLGARELAGQSLDFREALRQIADELRQTRPTAVNLFWAINRMLSAADKAPSTVSPVELLALLEQEALRIMEEDREVNGRIAQHGLVLFPHAVEAVLTHCNAGALATVDIGTALGVIRQGWQAGKFKRVFADETRPLLQGARLTAWELKEDGIPVTLITDSMAGWVMKQKKVAAVIVGADRIATNGDVANKIGTYSVAVLARQHGIPFYVAAPVSTFDFSIAGGDEIPIEERNPQEVTAIGGTLIAPDGIDVFNPAFDVTPAELVSAIITERGVLRPPYGPAIRSLRK, encoded by the coding sequence GTGCAGTCCATCAAATGGTCTAACGGCCGCTTAACCTTATTAAACCAAACTCTGCTGCCGGGGATAGTAGACTATATCGAATGTGGGGATTATCGCCGGGTAGCAGAAGCTATCCGGCGGCTGGAAGTCCGGGGGGCGCCGGCGATTGGCGCGGCTGCTGCTTTTGGTCTGGTGCTGGGTGCCCGCGAATTGGCCGGTCAATCCCTGGATTTTCGGGAGGCCTTGCGTCAAATCGCAGATGAGTTGCGCCAGACCCGGCCAACTGCCGTGAATTTATTTTGGGCGATTAACCGGATGTTGTCGGCAGCAGACAAGGCTCCTTCAACTGTATCCCCGGTAGAACTGTTGGCCTTACTGGAACAGGAAGCCCTGCGCATTATGGAAGAAGACAGAGAGGTGAACGGCCGGATTGCCCAGCATGGCCTGGTTTTATTCCCCCATGCCGTAGAGGCTGTCTTAACCCACTGCAATGCAGGCGCTCTGGCTACTGTTGATATCGGTACGGCCCTTGGCGTGATCAGGCAAGGATGGCAGGCAGGAAAATTCAAACGGGTTTTTGCCGATGAGACCCGGCCTCTGCTGCAGGGCGCCAGGCTTACAGCCTGGGAATTGAAGGAAGACGGCATTCCGGTGACCCTCATTACCGACAGTATGGCCGGCTGGGTCATGAAACAAAAAAAAGTGGCAGCGGTCATTGTCGGAGCGGACCGGATTGCAACGAACGGCGATGTGGCCAACAAAATCGGCACTTATTCCGTGGCAGTTCTGGCCCGTCAGCATGGGATTCCCTTTTATGTGGCGGCGCCGGTTTCAACCTTTGATTTTTCCATAGCCGGCGGCGATGAGATCCCGATTGAGGAACGCAATCCTCAGGAAGTGACTGCTATAGGCGGAACCTTGATAGCGCCGGACGGGATTGACGTTTTTAACCCGGCCTTTGATGTTACGCCGGCTGAGTTAGTCAGCGCGATTATTACCGAGCGGGGCGTTTTACGTCCGCCCTATGGTCCGGCCATCCGATCATTACGAAAGTGA
- the mtnP gene encoding S-methyl-5'-thioadenosine phosphorylase, translating into MVKIAIIGGTGVYDPRILNNVYQDEIVTPYGTVQLKVGEYVGRKVAFIPRHGSSHSIPPHLINYRANIWAMKQLGVENIISTTAVGSLNPAMKPGDFVAVDQFIDFTKGRISTFYEGGERGVVHVDVTNPYCPSVRQDVFQAAKAIGIKVHQTGVYVCTEGPRFETPAEISMFAKLGGDLVGMTNVPEVVLAREAEMCYCTISMVTNFAAGISESPLTHGEVLDTMRSNTENIKQLILATIQRMDLSRNCTCRQALREFGGFQL; encoded by the coding sequence ATGGTTAAAATTGCAATTATTGGCGGCACTGGTGTTTATGACCCCCGGATATTGAACAATGTATACCAAGACGAAATTGTTACCCCTTATGGCACAGTCCAATTGAAGGTAGGAGAATATGTCGGGAGAAAAGTGGCATTCATACCGCGCCACGGCAGTTCCCACTCCATTCCGCCGCATTTAATCAACTACCGGGCTAATATTTGGGCTATGAAACAATTAGGGGTTGAAAATATCATTTCCACCACGGCAGTCGGATCCTTGAACCCGGCGATGAAACCGGGCGATTTTGTGGCGGTGGATCAGTTCATAGACTTTACCAAAGGACGCATCAGCACATTTTACGAAGGCGGCGAACGGGGAGTTGTACACGTAGATGTGACGAACCCGTACTGCCCTTCCGTCCGTCAGGATGTTTTTCAGGCGGCAAAAGCCATAGGTATTAAGGTTCACCAGACGGGAGTGTATGTCTGCACCGAAGGGCCCCGGTTCGAGACTCCTGCCGAGATCTCAATGTTCGCCAAATTAGGAGGGGACCTGGTGGGAATGACCAATGTGCCGGAAGTGGTTCTGGCGCGGGAAGCTGAAATGTGTTACTGCACCATCTCCATGGTGACAAATTTTGCTGCCGGGATATCCGAATCGCCTTTAACTCACGGGGAAGTGCTGGATACCATGCGTTCCAATACCGAAAATATCAAACAGCTGATTTTGGCGACGATTCAGCGGATGGACTTATCCCGGAATTGTACCTGCCGTCAGGCTCTCCGCGAATTCGGCGGGTTTCAGTTATAA